One Denticeps clupeoides chromosome 3, fDenClu1.1, whole genome shotgun sequence DNA window includes the following coding sequences:
- the LOC114787071 gene encoding kinesin-like protein KIF19 isoform X3: MKELPGGSKDHQLTVALRIRPMNEAELEEGATVVAKRVDDQMVVLMDPCEDSENHLRANRSREKTYMFDVAFDQKAQQEEVYEATTKNLIEGVISGYNATVFAYGPTGAGKTYTMLGVDSEPGIYVRTLNDLFKAIEASRDDMDCCVFMSYLEIYNEVIRDLLNPSSGYLDLREDAKGEIRIAGITEFSTSNAKEIMALLTKGNKQRTQEPTAANKTSSRSHAILQVTVKQKNRIKDVSEEVRMGKLFMVDLAGTERASQTQNRGKRMKEGAHINRSLLALANCINALSEKAGKGSQFVNYRDSKLTRLLKDALGGNSRTVMIAHISPASTNFEESRNTLLYADKAKNIRTKVKRNLLNVNYHLAQYTSIIADLRKEIDRLRTKIEQQSQGEMDNISQEGQQYSRKEVCVLRDQLLSAFREQMEVRRSLMELENSNMELHIDTSRHLVTITDWEREQTRHVRCREHERGGKRDTGEDGDDSGGEELAEPQDVTAAREEIVSLLAEQRSTMAMKCELEGKLKTMKLKSSQMEELLPQRISDTEQREILTLLCRLHELEVENTEVRTLALCKENALRSKDFIIQRHEQQRTLYDDIIQQQKTIIEEQGLTVPQELQLLYSRYFNELSEGNLDQILNLHTITTSCMRDGSILTVARQLKLDDLVSELIESSQADLSPRSGNRTFNISTSRGRALPSSFGPDNDSDSNRACKSTIKHRQQTRRPLSISPQSGMQPMGSKAAAAAAMSADTLKEIASDTKSISVIAAQRRTRMQAANTDKIHLPNSTLERGVRVLKSSSVRSSSGELQHTNSAAKTMPRPTAPVTMKRRLKPAASMESLVVSTPEEGGIKANRPAGSSPSVRRRGLPGTECSANSPGTRTRKKRSRSFEINKLKPRAVLESASDNRLVCLPQGNIQTLLNSRGNPATPPVAKFKYPLAHHTAENQLQKLEIRGTQPSTIHQKNVEGRRGQILNKHGRGQLEASGPCYLLRQPGNHKKTANGTVQQKVLSNGNSKKNERHIKKVA; the protein is encoded by the exons ATGAAGGAGCTTCCAGGAGGGTCAAAGGACCACCAACTCAcg GTTGCGCTCCGCATCCGCCCAATGAACGAGGCTGAGCTGGAGGAAGGAGCCACAGTGGTCGCAAAGAGGGTGGATGATCAG ATGGTGGTGTTGATGGATCCCTGTGAAGACTCCGAAAACCATCTAAGGGCAAATCGTTCCAGAGAGAAAACCTACATGTTTGACGTGGCATTTGATCAAAAAGCTCAACAG gAAGAGGTTTATGAGGCCACCACAAAGAACCTGATTGAAGGAGTGATATCAGGATACAATGCTACGGTCTTTGCTTATGGTCCCACAG gagCAGGGAAGACCTACACCATGCTTGGCGTGGACTCAGAGCCAGGGATCTATGTCCGCACACTTAATGACCTCTTTAAAGCCATTGAAGCCAGCAGAGATGACATGGACTGTTGTGTATTCATGTCATATTTGGAG ATTTATAATGAAGTGATCAGAGACCTTTTGAATCCATCATCTGGGTACCTTGACCTGAGGGAGGATGCTAAAGGAGAAATACGCATTGCAGGCATTACTGAGTTTTCAACTAGCAACGCTAAAGAG atAATGGCTCTTCTAACTAAAGGCAATAAGCAGCGAACACAAGAACCCACTGCAGCAAACAAGACTTCTTCTAGATCCCATGCCATCCTACAG GTAACAGTGAAACAGAAGAACCGGATAAAAGATGTCAGTGAGGAAGTCAGGATGGGAAAACTCTTTATGGTGGACCTCGCAGGCACAGAGAGGGCTTCACAG ACTCAGAACAGAGGCAAAAGAATGAAAGAGGGAGCTCACATTAACCGCTCACTGCTGGCACTGGCCAACTGCATCAATGCCCTGAGTGAAAAAGCCGGAAAAGGATCCCAGTTTGTGAACTACAGAGACAGCAAACTCACCCGCCTTCTCAAG GATGCTCTGGGAGGAAACAGTCGGACTGTTATGATCGCCCACATCAGCCCTGCAAGCACAAATTTTGAAGAGTCCCGGAACACATTACTGTACGCGGACAAGGCCAAGAACATCAGAACCAAG GTTAAACGAAACCTGCTGAACGTGAACTACCACCTTGCCCAGTACACCAGCATTATTGCAGACCTCAGGAAGGAGATTGATCGACTGAGGACAAAAATCGAGCAGCAGAGTCAAGGAGAAATGGATAACATTAGTCAAG AGGGCCAGCAGTACAGCCGtaaggaggtgtgtgtgttacgggATCAGCTCCTTTCTGCATTCAGAGAGCAGATGGAGGTCAGACGGAGTCTAATGGAGCTGGAGAACAGCAACATGGAGCTTCATATTGACACATCCAGACACCTGGTCACCATAACAGA TTGGGAGCGAGAACAGACACGGCATGTCAGGTGCAGGGAGCATGAAAGAGGGGGGAAGAGAGATACTGGTGAAGATGGTGATGACAGTGGAGGAGAGGAGCTAGCAGAGCCTCAAGATGTAACAGCTGCACGTGAGGAGATTGTCTCTCTACTTGCTGAGCAGAGATCAACCATGGCTATGAAG TGTGAGCTGGAAGGAAAGCTGAAGACCATGAAGTTGAAGTCATCTCAGATGGAGGAGCTCTTACCACAGCGAATCAGTGATACAGAGCAAAGGGAGATCCTCACCCTGCTCTGCCGGCTCCATGAACTGGAGGTGGAGAACACTGAGGTGCGAACGCTGGCGCTCTGCAAGGAGAATGCGCTGCGCAGCAAAGACTTCATTATTCAGCGGCATGAGCAGCAGCGGACTCTCTATGATGACATAATCCAGCAGCAGAAAACCATCATTGAGG AGCAGGGTTTGACTGTACCACAGGAACTGCAGCTCTTATATTCTCGTTATTTTAATGAGCTCAGTGAGGGAAATTTGGATCAGATCCTCAACCTTCACACCATCACTACCAGCTGCATGAGG GATGGCTCCATACTGACTGTGGCCCGGCAGCTAAAGTTGGATGATCTGGTCTCAGAGCTCATCGAGAGCAGTCAGGCTGACCTTTCACCCCGCAGTGGAAACAGGACTTTTAATATTTCTACAAGCAGAGGGCGTGCTCTTCCCTCTTCATTTGGCCCAGACAATGACAG TGACtccaacagagcttgtaagtcCACAATTAAACATCGCCAACAGACACGACGACCATTATCCATCAGCCCTCAATCAGGCATGCAG CCCATGGGAAGTaaagcagcagcggcggcagcaaTGAGTGCAGATACTCTGAAAGAGATTGCCAGCGACACAAAGAGCATTTCAGTCATAGCAGCCCAGAGGAGAACACGCATGCAGGCTGCTAATACA GATAAGATTCACCTTCCTAATTCAACTCTGGAGAGGGGTGTGAGAGTGCTCAAATCCTCATCAGTGCGATCCAGCTCCGGTGAACTTCAGCACACCAACTCAGCCGCCAAGACCATGCCCCGCCCTACAGCCCCTGTCACCATGAAGAGGAGGCTGAAGCCTGCAGCCAGCATGGAGAGCCTGGTGGTCAGTACGCCTGAGGAGGGGGGGATAAAGGCCAACCGACCAGCTGGCAGCTCGCCTAGCGTCAGGAGGAGGGGTCTACCTGGAACAGAGTGCAGCGCAAACTCTCCTGGGACACGGACGAGAAAGAAGCGTTCAAGGTCATTTGAGATAAACAAACTG AAACCTAGAGCCGTGTTGGAGAGCGCTTCTGATAATCGGCTGGTGTGCCTGCCACAGGGCAACATCCAGACCTTGCTAAACAGCAGGGGAAACCCTGCAACTCCTCCCGTTGCTAAATTCAAGTACCCCCTTGCCCATCATACAG CAGAGAACCAGTTACAGAAACTGGAAATCCGAGGAACACAGCCCAGCACCATCCACCAGAAAAACGTAGAAGGTAGAAGAGGCCAGATACTTAACAAGCATGGCAGAG GCCAGCTGGAAGCTTCTGGCCCTTGTTATCTACTCAGGCAGCCAGGAAACCACAAAAAAACTGCCAATGGAACTGTCCAGCAAAAGGTACTCAGCAACGGAAACAGCAAAAAGAATGAAAGACATATAAAGAAAGTGGCATAG
- the LOC114787071 gene encoding kinesin-like protein KIF19 isoform X4: MKELPGGSKDHQLTVALRIRPMNEAELEEGATVVAKRVDDQMVVLMDPCEDSENHLRANRSREKTYMFDVAFDQKAQQEEVYEATTKNLIEGVISGYNATVFAYGPTGAGKTYTMLGVDSEPGIYVRTLNDLFKAIEASRDDMDCCVFMSYLEIYNEVIRDLLNPSSGYLDLREDAKGEIRIAGITEFSTSNAKEIMALLTKGNKQRTQEPTAANKTSSRSHAILQVTVKQKNRIKDVSEEVRMGKLFMVDLAGTERASQTQNRGKRMKEGAHINRSLLALANCINALSEKAGKGSQFVNYRDSKLTRLLKDALGGNSRTVMIAHISPASTNFEESRNTLLYADKAKNIRTKVKRNLLNVNYHLAQYTSIIADLRKEIDRLRTKIEQQSQGEMDNISQAEGQQYSRKEVCVLRDQLLSAFREQMEVRRSLMELENSNMELHIDTSRHLVTITDWEREQTRHVRCREHERGGKRDTGEDGDDSGGEELAEPQDVTAAREEIVSLLAEQRSTMAMKCELEGKLKTMKLKSSQMEELLPQRISDTEQREILTLLCRLHELEVENTEVRTLALCKENALRSKDFIIQRHEQQRTLYDDIIQQQKTIIEEQGLTVPQELQLLYSRYFNELSEGNLDQILNLHTITTSCMRDGSILTVARQLKLDDLVSELIESSQADLSPRSGNRTFNISTSRGRALPSSFGPDNDRACKSTIKHRQQTRRPLSISPQSGMQPMGSKAAAAAAMSADTLKEIASDTKSISVIAAQRRTRMQAANTDKIHLPNSTLERGVRVLKSSSVRSSSGELQHTNSAAKTMPRPTAPVTMKRRLKPAASMESLVVSTPEEGGIKANRPAGSSPSVRRRGLPGTECSANSPGTRTRKKRSRSFEINKLKPRAVLESASDNRLVCLPQGNIQTLLNSRGNPATPPVAKFKYPLAHHTAENQLQKLEIRGTQPSTIHQKNVEGRRGQILNKHGRGQLEASGPCYLLRQPGNHKKTANGTVQQKVLSNGNSKKNERHIKKVA; this comes from the exons ATGAAGGAGCTTCCAGGAGGGTCAAAGGACCACCAACTCAcg GTTGCGCTCCGCATCCGCCCAATGAACGAGGCTGAGCTGGAGGAAGGAGCCACAGTGGTCGCAAAGAGGGTGGATGATCAG ATGGTGGTGTTGATGGATCCCTGTGAAGACTCCGAAAACCATCTAAGGGCAAATCGTTCCAGAGAGAAAACCTACATGTTTGACGTGGCATTTGATCAAAAAGCTCAACAG gAAGAGGTTTATGAGGCCACCACAAAGAACCTGATTGAAGGAGTGATATCAGGATACAATGCTACGGTCTTTGCTTATGGTCCCACAG gagCAGGGAAGACCTACACCATGCTTGGCGTGGACTCAGAGCCAGGGATCTATGTCCGCACACTTAATGACCTCTTTAAAGCCATTGAAGCCAGCAGAGATGACATGGACTGTTGTGTATTCATGTCATATTTGGAG ATTTATAATGAAGTGATCAGAGACCTTTTGAATCCATCATCTGGGTACCTTGACCTGAGGGAGGATGCTAAAGGAGAAATACGCATTGCAGGCATTACTGAGTTTTCAACTAGCAACGCTAAAGAG atAATGGCTCTTCTAACTAAAGGCAATAAGCAGCGAACACAAGAACCCACTGCAGCAAACAAGACTTCTTCTAGATCCCATGCCATCCTACAG GTAACAGTGAAACAGAAGAACCGGATAAAAGATGTCAGTGAGGAAGTCAGGATGGGAAAACTCTTTATGGTGGACCTCGCAGGCACAGAGAGGGCTTCACAG ACTCAGAACAGAGGCAAAAGAATGAAAGAGGGAGCTCACATTAACCGCTCACTGCTGGCACTGGCCAACTGCATCAATGCCCTGAGTGAAAAAGCCGGAAAAGGATCCCAGTTTGTGAACTACAGAGACAGCAAACTCACCCGCCTTCTCAAG GATGCTCTGGGAGGAAACAGTCGGACTGTTATGATCGCCCACATCAGCCCTGCAAGCACAAATTTTGAAGAGTCCCGGAACACATTACTGTACGCGGACAAGGCCAAGAACATCAGAACCAAG GTTAAACGAAACCTGCTGAACGTGAACTACCACCTTGCCCAGTACACCAGCATTATTGCAGACCTCAGGAAGGAGATTGATCGACTGAGGACAAAAATCGAGCAGCAGAGTCAAGGAGAAATGGATAACATTAGTCAAG CAGAGGGCCAGCAGTACAGCCGtaaggaggtgtgtgtgttacgggATCAGCTCCTTTCTGCATTCAGAGAGCAGATGGAGGTCAGACGGAGTCTAATGGAGCTGGAGAACAGCAACATGGAGCTTCATATTGACACATCCAGACACCTGGTCACCATAACAGA TTGGGAGCGAGAACAGACACGGCATGTCAGGTGCAGGGAGCATGAAAGAGGGGGGAAGAGAGATACTGGTGAAGATGGTGATGACAGTGGAGGAGAGGAGCTAGCAGAGCCTCAAGATGTAACAGCTGCACGTGAGGAGATTGTCTCTCTACTTGCTGAGCAGAGATCAACCATGGCTATGAAG TGTGAGCTGGAAGGAAAGCTGAAGACCATGAAGTTGAAGTCATCTCAGATGGAGGAGCTCTTACCACAGCGAATCAGTGATACAGAGCAAAGGGAGATCCTCACCCTGCTCTGCCGGCTCCATGAACTGGAGGTGGAGAACACTGAGGTGCGAACGCTGGCGCTCTGCAAGGAGAATGCGCTGCGCAGCAAAGACTTCATTATTCAGCGGCATGAGCAGCAGCGGACTCTCTATGATGACATAATCCAGCAGCAGAAAACCATCATTGAGG AGCAGGGTTTGACTGTACCACAGGAACTGCAGCTCTTATATTCTCGTTATTTTAATGAGCTCAGTGAGGGAAATTTGGATCAGATCCTCAACCTTCACACCATCACTACCAGCTGCATGAGG GATGGCTCCATACTGACTGTGGCCCGGCAGCTAAAGTTGGATGATCTGGTCTCAGAGCTCATCGAGAGCAGTCAGGCTGACCTTTCACCCCGCAGTGGAAACAGGACTTTTAATATTTCTACAAGCAGAGGGCGTGCTCTTCCCTCTTCATTTGGCCCAGACAATGACAG agcttgtaagtcCACAATTAAACATCGCCAACAGACACGACGACCATTATCCATCAGCCCTCAATCAGGCATGCAG CCCATGGGAAGTaaagcagcagcggcggcagcaaTGAGTGCAGATACTCTGAAAGAGATTGCCAGCGACACAAAGAGCATTTCAGTCATAGCAGCCCAGAGGAGAACACGCATGCAGGCTGCTAATACA GATAAGATTCACCTTCCTAATTCAACTCTGGAGAGGGGTGTGAGAGTGCTCAAATCCTCATCAGTGCGATCCAGCTCCGGTGAACTTCAGCACACCAACTCAGCCGCCAAGACCATGCCCCGCCCTACAGCCCCTGTCACCATGAAGAGGAGGCTGAAGCCTGCAGCCAGCATGGAGAGCCTGGTGGTCAGTACGCCTGAGGAGGGGGGGATAAAGGCCAACCGACCAGCTGGCAGCTCGCCTAGCGTCAGGAGGAGGGGTCTACCTGGAACAGAGTGCAGCGCAAACTCTCCTGGGACACGGACGAGAAAGAAGCGTTCAAGGTCATTTGAGATAAACAAACTG AAACCTAGAGCCGTGTTGGAGAGCGCTTCTGATAATCGGCTGGTGTGCCTGCCACAGGGCAACATCCAGACCTTGCTAAACAGCAGGGGAAACCCTGCAACTCCTCCCGTTGCTAAATTCAAGTACCCCCTTGCCCATCATACAG CAGAGAACCAGTTACAGAAACTGGAAATCCGAGGAACACAGCCCAGCACCATCCACCAGAAAAACGTAGAAGGTAGAAGAGGCCAGATACTTAACAAGCATGGCAGAG GCCAGCTGGAAGCTTCTGGCCCTTGTTATCTACTCAGGCAGCCAGGAAACCACAAAAAAACTGCCAATGGAACTGTCCAGCAAAAGGTACTCAGCAACGGAAACAGCAAAAAGAATGAAAGACATATAAAGAAAGTGGCATAG
- the LOC114787071 gene encoding kinesin-like protein KIF19 isoform X1, producing the protein MKELPGGSKDHQLTVALRIRPMNEAELEEGATVVAKRVDDQMVVLMDPCEDSENHLRANRSREKTYMFDVAFDQKAQQEEVYEATTKNLIEGVISGYNATVFAYGPTGAGKTYTMLGVDSEPGIYVRTLNDLFKAIEASRDDMDCCVFMSYLEIYNEVIRDLLNPSSGYLDLREDAKGEIRIAGITEFSTSNAKEIMALLTKGNKQRTQEPTAANKTSSRSHAILQVTVKQKNRIKDVSEEVRMGKLFMVDLAGTERASQTQNRGKRMKEGAHINRSLLALANCINALSEKAGKGSQFVNYRDSKLTRLLKDALGGNSRTVMIAHISPASTNFEESRNTLLYADKAKNIRTKVKRNLLNVNYHLAQYTSIIADLRKEIDRLRTKIEQQSQGEMDNISQAEGQQYSRKEVCVLRDQLLSAFREQMEVRRSLMELENSNMELHIDTSRHLVTITDWEREQTRHVRCREHERGGKRDTGEDGDDSGGEELAEPQDVTAAREEIVSLLAEQRSTMAMKCELEGKLKTMKLKSSQMEELLPQRISDTEQREILTLLCRLHELEVENTEVRTLALCKENALRSKDFIIQRHEQQRTLYDDIIQQQKTIIEEQGLTVPQELQLLYSRYFNELSEGNLDQILNLHTITTSCMRDGSILTVARQLKLDDLVSELIESSQADLSPRSGNRTFNISTSRGRALPSSFGPDNDSDSNRACKSTIKHRQQTRRPLSISPQSGMQPMGSKAAAAAAMSADTLKEIASDTKSISVIAAQRRTRMQAANTDKIHLPNSTLERGVRVLKSSSVRSSSGELQHTNSAAKTMPRPTAPVTMKRRLKPAASMESLVVSTPEEGGIKANRPAGSSPSVRRRGLPGTECSANSPGTRTRKKRSRSFEINKLKPRAVLESASDNRLVCLPQGNIQTLLNSRGNPATPPVAKFKYPLAHHTAENQLQKLEIRGTQPSTIHQKNVEGRRGQILNKHGRGQLEASGPCYLLRQPGNHKKTANGTVQQKVLSNGNSKKNERHIKKVA; encoded by the exons ATGAAGGAGCTTCCAGGAGGGTCAAAGGACCACCAACTCAcg GTTGCGCTCCGCATCCGCCCAATGAACGAGGCTGAGCTGGAGGAAGGAGCCACAGTGGTCGCAAAGAGGGTGGATGATCAG ATGGTGGTGTTGATGGATCCCTGTGAAGACTCCGAAAACCATCTAAGGGCAAATCGTTCCAGAGAGAAAACCTACATGTTTGACGTGGCATTTGATCAAAAAGCTCAACAG gAAGAGGTTTATGAGGCCACCACAAAGAACCTGATTGAAGGAGTGATATCAGGATACAATGCTACGGTCTTTGCTTATGGTCCCACAG gagCAGGGAAGACCTACACCATGCTTGGCGTGGACTCAGAGCCAGGGATCTATGTCCGCACACTTAATGACCTCTTTAAAGCCATTGAAGCCAGCAGAGATGACATGGACTGTTGTGTATTCATGTCATATTTGGAG ATTTATAATGAAGTGATCAGAGACCTTTTGAATCCATCATCTGGGTACCTTGACCTGAGGGAGGATGCTAAAGGAGAAATACGCATTGCAGGCATTACTGAGTTTTCAACTAGCAACGCTAAAGAG atAATGGCTCTTCTAACTAAAGGCAATAAGCAGCGAACACAAGAACCCACTGCAGCAAACAAGACTTCTTCTAGATCCCATGCCATCCTACAG GTAACAGTGAAACAGAAGAACCGGATAAAAGATGTCAGTGAGGAAGTCAGGATGGGAAAACTCTTTATGGTGGACCTCGCAGGCACAGAGAGGGCTTCACAG ACTCAGAACAGAGGCAAAAGAATGAAAGAGGGAGCTCACATTAACCGCTCACTGCTGGCACTGGCCAACTGCATCAATGCCCTGAGTGAAAAAGCCGGAAAAGGATCCCAGTTTGTGAACTACAGAGACAGCAAACTCACCCGCCTTCTCAAG GATGCTCTGGGAGGAAACAGTCGGACTGTTATGATCGCCCACATCAGCCCTGCAAGCACAAATTTTGAAGAGTCCCGGAACACATTACTGTACGCGGACAAGGCCAAGAACATCAGAACCAAG GTTAAACGAAACCTGCTGAACGTGAACTACCACCTTGCCCAGTACACCAGCATTATTGCAGACCTCAGGAAGGAGATTGATCGACTGAGGACAAAAATCGAGCAGCAGAGTCAAGGAGAAATGGATAACATTAGTCAAG CAGAGGGCCAGCAGTACAGCCGtaaggaggtgtgtgtgttacgggATCAGCTCCTTTCTGCATTCAGAGAGCAGATGGAGGTCAGACGGAGTCTAATGGAGCTGGAGAACAGCAACATGGAGCTTCATATTGACACATCCAGACACCTGGTCACCATAACAGA TTGGGAGCGAGAACAGACACGGCATGTCAGGTGCAGGGAGCATGAAAGAGGGGGGAAGAGAGATACTGGTGAAGATGGTGATGACAGTGGAGGAGAGGAGCTAGCAGAGCCTCAAGATGTAACAGCTGCACGTGAGGAGATTGTCTCTCTACTTGCTGAGCAGAGATCAACCATGGCTATGAAG TGTGAGCTGGAAGGAAAGCTGAAGACCATGAAGTTGAAGTCATCTCAGATGGAGGAGCTCTTACCACAGCGAATCAGTGATACAGAGCAAAGGGAGATCCTCACCCTGCTCTGCCGGCTCCATGAACTGGAGGTGGAGAACACTGAGGTGCGAACGCTGGCGCTCTGCAAGGAGAATGCGCTGCGCAGCAAAGACTTCATTATTCAGCGGCATGAGCAGCAGCGGACTCTCTATGATGACATAATCCAGCAGCAGAAAACCATCATTGAGG AGCAGGGTTTGACTGTACCACAGGAACTGCAGCTCTTATATTCTCGTTATTTTAATGAGCTCAGTGAGGGAAATTTGGATCAGATCCTCAACCTTCACACCATCACTACCAGCTGCATGAGG GATGGCTCCATACTGACTGTGGCCCGGCAGCTAAAGTTGGATGATCTGGTCTCAGAGCTCATCGAGAGCAGTCAGGCTGACCTTTCACCCCGCAGTGGAAACAGGACTTTTAATATTTCTACAAGCAGAGGGCGTGCTCTTCCCTCTTCATTTGGCCCAGACAATGACAG TGACtccaacagagcttgtaagtcCACAATTAAACATCGCCAACAGACACGACGACCATTATCCATCAGCCCTCAATCAGGCATGCAG CCCATGGGAAGTaaagcagcagcggcggcagcaaTGAGTGCAGATACTCTGAAAGAGATTGCCAGCGACACAAAGAGCATTTCAGTCATAGCAGCCCAGAGGAGAACACGCATGCAGGCTGCTAATACA GATAAGATTCACCTTCCTAATTCAACTCTGGAGAGGGGTGTGAGAGTGCTCAAATCCTCATCAGTGCGATCCAGCTCCGGTGAACTTCAGCACACCAACTCAGCCGCCAAGACCATGCCCCGCCCTACAGCCCCTGTCACCATGAAGAGGAGGCTGAAGCCTGCAGCCAGCATGGAGAGCCTGGTGGTCAGTACGCCTGAGGAGGGGGGGATAAAGGCCAACCGACCAGCTGGCAGCTCGCCTAGCGTCAGGAGGAGGGGTCTACCTGGAACAGAGTGCAGCGCAAACTCTCCTGGGACACGGACGAGAAAGAAGCGTTCAAGGTCATTTGAGATAAACAAACTG AAACCTAGAGCCGTGTTGGAGAGCGCTTCTGATAATCGGCTGGTGTGCCTGCCACAGGGCAACATCCAGACCTTGCTAAACAGCAGGGGAAACCCTGCAACTCCTCCCGTTGCTAAATTCAAGTACCCCCTTGCCCATCATACAG CAGAGAACCAGTTACAGAAACTGGAAATCCGAGGAACACAGCCCAGCACCATCCACCAGAAAAACGTAGAAGGTAGAAGAGGCCAGATACTTAACAAGCATGGCAGAG GCCAGCTGGAAGCTTCTGGCCCTTGTTATCTACTCAGGCAGCCAGGAAACCACAAAAAAACTGCCAATGGAACTGTCCAGCAAAAGGTACTCAGCAACGGAAACAGCAAAAAGAATGAAAGACATATAAAGAAAGTGGCATAG